One segment of Phragmites australis chromosome 13, lpPhrAust1.1, whole genome shotgun sequence DNA contains the following:
- the LOC133888296 gene encoding uncharacterized protein LOC133888296, with protein sequence MDISLPSPPPKQPHGTAPQPQLPAALAIFSAAPYKYLRVEGSTTAAFFGGWIGRLARYDIHNSQLCAHETRAGTRVMSLHNKPKKALSNEIVPQDYICTKNDLDIILPIKNMPSLPEKEVLVLIDDALVNRRHLECLIQPSAFLNDEVINAYICLLRAQEHLQRRSGGTVYLETTYVSTLLKRDGDNNIRMDDLYAAHDTIENSTIERRVERYLDHDMVFIPINIKGIHWYLAVIDARKSEIHVLDSMGPVYDREDLSTTLNGLQRQIDIVSQLKELKNHKWQNLRVASWPVRQIQFEKIMQTYRYISKICLPTISFH encoded by the exons ATGGATATTTCCCTACCGTCACCACCGCCGAAACAACCGCACGGCACAGCACCCCAACCGCAGTTGCCAGCTGCGCTCGCCATCTTCTCCGCAGCCCCCTATAAGTACCTCCGCGTCGAGGGCAGCACCACGGCGGCATTTTTTGGGGGTTGGATTGGAAGGCTCGCGAG GTATGATATACACAATTCACAACTATGTGCTCAT GAAACGAGAGCTGGAACTAGAGTTATGTCGCTGCATAACAAACCTAAGAAGGCTCTATCGAATGAAATTGTCCCGCAGG ATTATATTTGCACAAAAAATGATCTTGATATTATTCTACCAATTAAAAACATGCCTTCTTTACCTGAAAAAGAAGTACTTGTGCTCATCGATGATGCTCTCGTAAACAGGAGGCATTTGGAATGCCTTATCCAACCGAGTGCATTTTTGAATGATGAG GTCATAAATGCATACATTTGCTTATTAAGGGCTCAAGAGCATCTACAACGTAGGTCCGGTGGTACGGTCTACCTGGAGACTACTTATGTCTCAACCCTTCTGAAGCGGGATGGTGATAATAACATTAGAATGGATGATCTATATGCTGCACATGACACCATTGAAAATAGCACCATTGAACGAAGGGTGGAAAGATACTTGGACCATGACATG gtatttattccAATAAACATCAAGGGAATCCACTGGTATCTTGCTGTGATTGACGCCAGAAAAAGTGAGATACATGTGCTCGATTCGATGGGTCCTGTATATGATCGCGAAGACCTCAGTACCACT CTGAACGGATTGCAGAGGCAAATAGACATTGTATCGCAGCTCAAGGAGCTTAAAAACCACAAGTGGCAGAACCTTCGGGTTGCTTCATGGCCGGTTAGACAAATACAATTCGAAAAGATAATGCAGACATACAGGTACATCTCAAAAATTTGTTTACCTACAATTTCCTTTCACTGA
- the LOC133888293 gene encoding kinesin-like protein KIN-13B — MIDYRVFRHPFASNPSSLAARHRREFRAQGLQWNVGTSAASGRNRYRLTAHRDLRGARCGGVRCRDGEIFMSVEPATPGRLRGGDTAVAGDSLGQRQQLSPGLLDLHAFDTELIPDFQVPGMYDGAQKFGYEGGLDDSDLSFVANKQMSKSTVFAESNYLKAFPEKVKATTVAKIKVVVRKRPLNKKEISKKEEDIIDIEQRSNSLTVHETKLKVDLTEYVEKHEFVFDAVLDEDVPNDEVYRETVEHVVPTIFNRTKVACFVYRQTGSGKTYTMRPLPLKASQDILRLMYHTYCNQGFQLFFSFFEIYGGKLFDLLNDRSKHCMREDGKQNVCIVGLLEYRVSDVETIKELIEKGSATRSTGTTGANEESSRSHAILQLAIKRRVDGNDSKPPRPVGNLSFIDLASSGRGADTTDNDNQTRSQNITLIDQYT, encoded by the exons ATGATCGACTACCGTGTGTTCCGCCATCCGTTCGCCTCCAATCCTTCATCCCTAGCGGCCAGGCACAGGAGGGAGTTCAGAGCCCAAGGGCTGCAGTGGAACGTCGGAACAAGCGCGGCCTCTGGGCGCAACAGGTACAGGCTGACGGCTCATCGAGATCTGCGTGGAG CGCGGTGCGGCGGGGTGCGGTGCAGGGACGGGGAGATCTTCATGTCGGTGGAGCCGGCGACGCCGGGACGGCTACGGGGAGGGGACACCGCGGTGGCGGGGGACTCGCTGGGGCAAAGGCAGCAGCTCAGCCCCGGGCTGCTCGACCTCCACGCATTCGATACCGAGCTAATCCCCGAT TTTCAAGTGCCAGGGATGTATGATGGTGCCCAAAAGTTTGGCTATGAAGGAGGTTTGGATGATTCGGATCTGAGCTTCGTGGCAAATAAGCAGATGAGCAAGTCCACCGTTTTCGCTGAAAGTAACTACCTGAAGGCCTTCCCTGAGAAAGTGAAGGCAACGACTGTTGCTAAAATCAAAGTGGTG GTGCGCAAAAGACCActtaacaaaaaagaaatatcaaagaaagaagaagatatcATAGACATTGAACAAAGATCAAACTCTCTGACTGTCCATGAGACTAAACTTAAG GTCGACCTTACTGAATATGTTGAAAAGCATGAGTTTGTATTTGATGCTGTGTTAGACGAAGATGTTCCAAATGATGAG GTTTATCGTGAAACAGTAGAACATGTGGTTCCTACAATTTTTAATCGAACAAAGGTAGCTTGTTTTGTTTATAGACAAACTG GTAGTGGAAAGACGTACACCATGCGGCCCCTTCCACTTAAAGCCTCCCAAGATATCCTGAGATTAATGTATCATACATACTGCAACCAAGGATTTCAGTTATTTTTCAGCTTCTTTGAGATATATGGTGGTAAATTATTTGACCTTCTCAATGATAGGAG TAAACATTGCATGAGAGAGGATGGAAAACAAAATGTTTGCATTGTTGGTTTACTAGAGTATAGAGTGTCTGATGTTGAAACTATCAAGGAGTTGATTGAAAAAGGCAGTGCCACCAGAAGTACTGGTACAACTGGTGCAAACGAAGAGTCCTCAAGGTCTCATGCCATTCTTCAGCTTGCTATTAAAAGACGTGTTGATGGCAATGACTCCAAACCACCTAGACCAGTCGGCAATTTGTCATTTATTGACCTTGCTAGCAGCGGGCGTGGTGCTGATACAACTGACAACGATAACCAAACAAG
- the LOC133888495 gene encoding glycosyltransferase-like At2g41451: protein MPSGGGGGGAAWRHLLLLLTALPLTLAALAFALQWRGGGVDDPTLRWPSHAFPGMAEPTPPSLPSSACADVLVGASAPSFPYLRGWSFSSDSDAGLHPKICVQTSTSAGLEQILPWLFYHKVIGVAQFLLFVEGRAAKPHVAGVLESIPGVKVVYRTKELEEQQARSRIWNETWLAGFFYKPCNYELFVKQSLNMEMAIVMARDAGMDWIIHLDTDELLYPGGAAEYSVRRLLAEVPHDADMVIFPNYESSVERDNIKDPFSEVSMFKKNYDHLPKDTYFGMYKEATRGNPNYFLTYGNGKSAARIQDHLRPNGAHRWHNYAKSPNEIKLEEAAVLHYTYTKFSDLTSRRDRCGCKPTKEDVKRCFMLDFDRAAFIIASTASEEEMLRWYNERVVWNDKQLNLKLLRKGVLTRIYTPMAIVQGLRESGVFTSVIAAGQPVVNDKLSPKKTNAQSQNATRPGNVPRKLIVADSEASTRKILQAVEPIVWDVDIAAIPPLSPPTLDDHHKYT from the exons ATgccctccggcggcggcggcggcggcgcggcgtggCGCcacctgctcctgctcctgacAGCCCTTCCCCTCACGCTCGCCGCCCTGGCGTTCGCGCTCCagtggcgcggcggcggcgtcgacgACCCAACCTTGCGCTGGCCCTCTCACGCCTTCCCCGGCATGGCCGAGCCCACGCCACCGTCCCTCCCCTCCTCGGCCTGCGCCGATGTCCTCGTGGGAGCCTCCGCCCCCTCCTTCCCCTATCTCCGCGGCTGGTCCTTCTCCTCCGACTCGGACGCAGGCCTCCACCCCAAG ATATGCGTGCAGACGAGCACCTCCGCAGGGCTGGAGCAGATCCTGCCCTGGCTCTTCTATCACAAGGTCATCGGCGTGGCGCAGTTCCTCCTCTTCGTGGAGGGGAGGGCGGCCAAACCCCATGTGGCGGGGGTCCTCGAGTCTATTCCT GGGGTAAAAGTGGTGTACAGAACCAAGGAGCTTGAGGAGCAGCAGGCGCGGAG TCGAATCTGGAACGAGACCTGGCTTGCAGGTTTTTTCTACAAACCTTGCAACTATGAACTCTTTGTGAAGCAATCACTCAACATGGAGATGGCTATTGTAATGGCACGG GATGCTGGCATGGATTGGATCATACATCTAGACACTGATGAGTTACTATATCCCGGTGGAGCTGCTGAGTATTCGGTTAGGCGTTTGTTAGCCGAGGTCCCTCATGATGCTGACATGGTTATTTTTCCAAACTAT GAAAGCAGTGTTGAGCGTGACAATATAAAAGATCCATTCAGCGAA GTATCTATGTTCAAGAAGAATTATGATCATCTCCCTAAAGATACTTACTTTGGCATGTATAAGGAAGCAACACGAGGAAATCCTAACTATTTTCTCACTTACGGTAATGGAAAATCTGCTGCACGAATTCAAGACCATCTCCGTCCTAATGGCGCACACAGATGGCATAACTATGCAAAGAGCCCAAA TGAGATCAAGTTGGAGGAGGCTGCAGTTCTGCACTATACATACACCAAATTTTCAGATTTGACATCTAGACGTGATCGCTGTGGATGCAAGCCTACAAAAGAAGATGTTAAAAGATGTTTTATGTTGGATTTTGACAGAGCA GCTTTTATAATTGCATCAACTGCTAGTGAAGAGGAAATGCTTCGCTG GTACAATGAACGTGTTGTGTGGAATGACAAGCAGCTCAATCTAAAGCTTCTCAGGAAAGGAGTGCTAACTCGCATATACACCCCAATG GCAATTGTTCAAGGTTTGCGAGAATCTGGTGTCTTCACTTCTGTCATTGCAGCTGGCCAACCTGTTGTGAATGATAAACTCTCACCGAAGAAAACCAACGCCCAAAGCCAAAATGCTACTAGGCCTGGAAATGTGCCAAGAAAGTTGATCGTAGCTGATTCTGAGGCATCTACTAGGAAAATATTGCAAGCTGTTGAGCCTATCGTCTGGGATGTTGATATAGCTGCTATTCCACCCTTGTCGCCGCCCACTTTAGATGATCATCATAAGTATACATAG